From Streptomyces sp. TLI_105, the proteins below share one genomic window:
- a CDS encoding ATP/GTP-binding protein, which yields MDSVVSDAAAVSETPAAAVGIPAQPGSASREPVADGVDTEEGAQDWQLDHSRAPIATKIVVAGGFGVGKTTFVRAVSEITPLQTEALMTRASEDTDDLTATPDKLTTTVAMDFGRITLDNDLVLYVFGTPGQQRFWFMWDDLVRGAIGAIVLADTRRLTDCFPALDYFESCGLPYIVAVNHFEGTELFEADDVREALTVPAHVPVVIMDARKRYSVVESLLAMVAHALEATPE from the coding sequence GTGGACTCCGTCGTCTCTGACGCCGCCGCCGTCTCCGAAACGCCGGCGGCCGCCGTCGGCATCCCCGCCCAGCCGGGGTCCGCATCGCGCGAACCGGTCGCCGACGGGGTCGACACCGAAGAGGGCGCCCAGGACTGGCAGCTCGACCACTCCCGCGCCCCGATCGCGACGAAGATCGTCGTCGCGGGCGGCTTCGGCGTCGGCAAGACCACCTTCGTCCGCGCCGTCTCGGAGATCACCCCGCTCCAGACCGAGGCGCTGATGACCCGGGCGAGCGAGGACACCGACGACCTCACCGCCACCCCGGACAAGCTCACCACCACGGTGGCGATGGACTTCGGCCGGATCACCCTCGACAACGACCTGGTGCTGTACGTCTTCGGCACGCCGGGACAGCAGCGCTTCTGGTTCATGTGGGACGACCTGGTGCGCGGGGCGATCGGGGCGATCGTGCTCGCCGACACCCGCCGGCTCACCGACTGCTTCCCGGCGCTCGACTACTTCGAGAGCTGCGGGCTGCCGTACATCGTGGCCGTCAACCACTTCGAGGGCACCGAGCTGTTCGAGGCGGACGACGTGCGGGAGGCTCTGACCGTGCCCGCGCACGTGCCCGTGGTGATCATGGACGCGCGCAAGCGGTACAGCGTCGTCGAGAGCCTGCTCGCGATGGTCGCGCACGCCCTCGAAGCCACGCCCGAATAG
- a CDS encoding DUF6584 family protein: MSQQNTVARVDADLAAGRVPMARQRLRGLVSSFPYDLTLRRRLAEVYRLYGDAAEAGRWTYLEEDRRPDETAAFEERYGSPARRMKALAWRGPEALAATAFAERQLVSVRTARAEELGRPVDWDDPASYEEDADEEYAPDTGGWSFGGFVVGAGCLMGTVVFVGVWVLGVISLFSD; this comes from the coding sequence ATGTCCCAGCAGAACACCGTCGCCCGCGTGGACGCGGACCTGGCCGCAGGCCGTGTGCCGATGGCGCGCCAGCGCCTGCGCGGACTCGTCTCCTCCTTCCCGTACGACCTGACCCTCCGCCGCCGACTGGCCGAGGTGTACCGGCTGTACGGCGACGCGGCGGAGGCCGGGCGCTGGACGTACCTCGAAGAGGACCGGCGCCCGGACGAGACCGCCGCCTTCGAGGAGCGGTACGGGTCTCCCGCACGGCGCATGAAGGCCCTCGCGTGGCGCGGGCCCGAGGCGCTGGCCGCCACCGCGTTCGCCGAGCGGCAGCTCGTGTCCGTGCGGACGGCCCGCGCCGAGGAACTGGGGCGGCCCGTCGACTGGGACGATCCCGCCTCCTACGAGGAGGACGCGGACGAGGAGTACGCGCCGGACACCGGCGGGTGGTCGTTCGGCGGCTTCGTCGTGGGTGCCGGCTGCCTGATGGGCACGGTCGTCTTCGTGGGTGTCTGGGTGCTCGGGGTCATCTCGCTCTTCAGCGACTGA
- a CDS encoding C40 family peptidase — MSRRLLRTVCTGALAVATALTGMLPGAAAAPDPPVDPPAEAPIAWADPAAEPVGPVDPATPAATGTGTGTGTDAAAGTDPVPGTGPSTGPGADPADPALPSPSPTAPSSPTASPPVEDDAAALPAPGGSSVSGLLTRLRTLYQQAEAATERYNAAEEALKRQAADTKKVTARLTAARTALAQGRAAAGRIARDQYQGRSDSSPFPSYLRLLFAADPQSALDEGHLMARAARDRATAVSRLTRAERQAGSLASASRKALDRQQGLVATQRTRRDEVRAKLLEVEKLLAALSPDQLARITALERVQTAGAQSQLLGSGVLDGPRTPSRAGAEALRFAVEQIGKPYEWGAEGPEAYDCSGLTQQAWAAAGRELPRTSQEQWESLPRVPLTELRPGDLVVYFPGATHVALYLGEGLVVQAPRPGGKVKVSPLAANPVLGAVRPDPGGTALERYTPPELPAGAGDGGDEGYDRD, encoded by the coding sequence GTGTCACGAAGGCTGCTGCGCACGGTCTGCACGGGCGCGCTCGCCGTGGCGACGGCGCTCACGGGGATGCTCCCGGGGGCGGCCGCCGCCCCGGACCCGCCCGTGGACCCCCCGGCGGAGGCCCCGATCGCCTGGGCGGACCCGGCGGCGGAACCGGTCGGCCCGGTCGACCCCGCCACACCGGCCGCCACGGGTACGGGTACGGGTACGGGTACGGACGCTGCCGCAGGTACGGACCCCGTGCCGGGCACAGGCCCCAGTACGGGCCCCGGCGCGGACCCCGCCGACCCGGCGCTCCCGTCCCCCTCCCCCACGGCCCCGTCCTCCCCCACGGCCTCTCCCCCCGTCGAGGACGACGCCGCCGCGCTTCCCGCCCCCGGCGGGAGCTCCGTCAGCGGACTGCTCACCCGACTGCGGACGCTGTATCAGCAGGCCGAGGCCGCCACCGAGCGGTACAACGCCGCGGAGGAGGCGCTGAAGCGCCAGGCCGCCGACACGAAGAAGGTCACCGCTCGGCTCACCGCCGCCCGGACGGCGCTGGCGCAGGGCCGTGCGGCGGCCGGGCGGATCGCCCGGGACCAGTACCAGGGCAGATCCGATTCCTCGCCGTTCCCCTCCTACCTGCGGCTGCTCTTCGCCGCGGACCCCCAGTCGGCCCTGGACGAGGGGCATCTGATGGCCCGCGCGGCCCGCGACCGGGCCACCGCCGTCTCCCGGCTCACCAGGGCCGAGCGGCAGGCCGGCAGCCTCGCGAGCGCCTCCCGCAAGGCCCTGGACCGGCAGCAGGGGCTCGTCGCCACGCAGCGCACCCGGCGTGACGAGGTGCGGGCCAAGCTCCTGGAGGTGGAGAAGCTGCTCGCCGCCCTGTCGCCGGACCAGCTGGCCCGGATCACCGCGCTCGAACGGGTCCAGACCGCCGGCGCGCAGAGCCAGCTGCTCGGCTCCGGGGTCCTGGACGGCCCGCGCACCCCGTCACGGGCGGGCGCGGAGGCGCTGCGCTTCGCGGTGGAGCAGATCGGCAAGCCGTACGAGTGGGGGGCGGAGGGCCCGGAGGCGTACGACTGCTCGGGGCTGACGCAGCAGGCGTGGGCGGCGGCCGGCCGGGAGCTGCCGAGGACCAGTCAGGAGCAGTGGGAGAGCCTGCCCCGGGTGCCGCTGACCGAGCTCCGTCCCGGCGATCTGGTGGTCTACTTCCCGGGCGCGACCCATGTGGCCCTCTATCTGGGCGAGGGCCTGGTGGTGCAGGCCCCGCGCCCCGGCGGGAAGGTGAAGGTCTCCCCGCTCGCGGCGAACCCGGTGCTCGGGGCCGTACGGCCCGATCCGGGGGGAACGGCCCTGGAGAGGTACACCCCGCCCGAGCTCCCCGCCGGTGCCGGGGACGGCGGGGACGAGGGCTACGACCGGGATTGA
- a CDS encoding roadblock/LC7 domain-containing protein, protein MTATGTFGLSTEARNLQWLLGNLVEEVPGVRSVAVVSSDGLMLLSSDPATQQATTAAEGAGRPDGPRGSSADLATIVSGIGSLTIGAARLMDGGGVKQTMVAMEEGSVFVMSISDGSLLGVHATPDCDMSVVAYHMALFVGRAGHVLTPEVRSELRKSMESTQ, encoded by the coding sequence TTGACCGCGACGGGAACGTTCGGACTGAGCACGGAAGCCCGCAACCTGCAATGGCTGCTGGGGAATCTGGTGGAGGAGGTCCCGGGTGTCCGCTCGGTGGCCGTCGTCTCCTCCGACGGCCTGATGCTGCTCTCGTCGGACCCGGCCACCCAGCAGGCCACGACGGCCGCCGAGGGCGCCGGCCGTCCCGACGGGCCGCGCGGCTCCAGCGCCGATCTGGCCACCATCGTCTCCGGCATCGGCAGCCTCACCATCGGGGCGGCCCGGCTGATGGACGGCGGCGGGGTCAAGCAGACGATGGTGGCGATGGAGGAGGGCAGCGTCTTCGTCATGTCGATCAGCGACGGCTCGCTGCTCGGCGTGCACGCCACGCCCGACTGCGACATGAGCGTCGTGGCGTACCACATGGCGCTCTTCGTGGGCCGCGCCGGCCACGTACTCACCCCCGAAGTCCGCAGTGAGCTGCGCAAATCGATGGAGAGCACCCAGTGA
- a CDS encoding nitrate- and nitrite sensing domain-containing protein codes for MRAPVQKKRPRSKNGTQSQTPGEPQAPAGRPKRVRNRLVAGVALVGVTVLAAGAPAILAASAELTESQRLVTLAELDRQAVTLAHSLADERDEVVAYIAAGRETQSGDAEHRRKVTDARSTRVDRQIDEIRAAAPAELRRDLAGVPSVRRAALTGKGTALEAHKAYSDVIGKLQALADELADKTPARASDTALTEATRAPAALGRAVEQASATRGLLLGALSVSQPEATGGVHYDAESGTYVADEPEGAVEADRARDGLTAAAQQARVRELAALGDFDQAAGTTARDSLAATVTGPDVKTAELALASLTDQPKLTEAERGTDPVALESALSARIEQMRGVESALATQRVERLAALRDDDVTALELRIAFLGGCLLVAIGISTYVARTLTRPLAVLRLGAARLAAAPEPHAEEAIRFTGRNDEFAQVVRSLNALHGKLAGLAAQTERLTDERADLVAAKDAVGSELAAQRADLQGRVALLTADLERLRGTVHHTFVNLSLRSLGLVERQLGVIEKLEEREQDPDRLATLFKLDHMATVMRRHSENLLVLAGHEHVHGHAGPVPLVDVLRAAVSEIERYERVTIQSLPPHAQVAGFAADDLSHLVAELLENATSFSPPDAEVQLSGWLLESGEVMLSVQDSGIGMTASRSAELNARLAEADPEAFEGEGLGMRVIALLAARHGVRVELREQKPGGTAAVVVLPPALLPTTPPTAVSEPVRVAGTAPVIQLPGSVAEANSNTLPPRHRDPLVEAAEAAFLAADTEQPREQEPPYAPQPEATPEAPYAPQPEATPEASYAPEPEAAYEPEQSTPEPAYAPEPEPSTPEPPYAPQPEAAYEPEAAHEPEPPYAPEPEAAPEASYESVSETTLQVRLPDPPPEPDTHERAADGEEAAPVEATAADGTVPGPRPAQWERVTDKGLPKRTPQVVRQPSAPTTPRRGGVDAEALRRRLGGFHQGAKAGRRDVEAELGTAPTEATKTARTGEKTGDTVEEARS; via the coding sequence ATGCGAGCACCGGTGCAGAAGAAGCGGCCTCGGAGCAAGAACGGCACGCAGAGCCAGACCCCCGGTGAGCCGCAGGCCCCCGCCGGCCGGCCCAAGCGCGTCCGCAACCGGCTGGTCGCCGGCGTCGCCCTCGTCGGCGTCACCGTCCTCGCCGCCGGAGCCCCCGCGATCCTCGCCGCCTCCGCCGAGCTCACCGAGTCCCAGCGCCTCGTCACCCTCGCCGAACTCGACCGGCAGGCCGTCACCCTCGCGCACTCCCTCGCCGACGAGCGCGACGAGGTCGTGGCGTACATCGCCGCCGGACGCGAGACCCAGAGCGGCGACGCCGAGCACCGGCGGAAGGTCACCGACGCGCGCTCCACCCGCGTCGACCGCCAGATCGACGAGATCCGGGCCGCCGCCCCCGCCGAACTCCGCCGCGACCTCGCCGGCGTCCCCTCCGTCCGCCGCGCCGCCCTCACCGGCAAGGGCACGGCCCTGGAGGCCCACAAGGCGTACTCCGACGTCATCGGCAAGCTCCAGGCCCTCGCCGACGAACTCGCCGACAAGACCCCGGCCCGCGCCTCCGACACCGCCCTCACCGAGGCCACCCGCGCCCCCGCCGCCCTCGGCCGCGCCGTCGAACAGGCCTCCGCCACCCGCGGCCTGCTCCTCGGCGCGCTCTCCGTGTCGCAGCCCGAGGCCACCGGGGGCGTCCACTACGACGCCGAGAGCGGCACCTACGTCGCCGACGAGCCCGAGGGCGCCGTCGAGGCCGACCGGGCCCGCGACGGCCTCACCGCCGCCGCCCAGCAGGCCCGCGTCCGCGAACTCGCCGCCCTCGGCGACTTCGACCAGGCCGCCGGCACCACCGCCCGCGACTCCCTCGCGGCCACCGTCACCGGCCCCGACGTCAAGACCGCCGAGCTCGCCCTCGCCAGCCTCACCGACCAGCCCAAGCTGACCGAGGCCGAGCGCGGCACGGACCCGGTCGCCCTGGAGTCCGCCCTCTCCGCCCGCATCGAGCAGATGCGCGGCGTCGAGTCCGCCCTCGCCACCCAGCGGGTCGAACGCCTCGCCGCGCTCCGCGACGACGACGTCACCGCCCTCGAACTGCGCATCGCCTTCCTCGGCGGCTGCCTCCTCGTCGCGATCGGCATCTCCACCTACGTCGCCCGCACCCTCACCCGGCCGCTCGCCGTGCTCCGCCTCGGCGCCGCCCGGCTCGCCGCGGCCCCCGAGCCGCACGCCGAGGAAGCGATCCGCTTCACCGGCCGCAACGACGAGTTCGCCCAGGTCGTCCGCTCCCTCAACGCCCTGCACGGCAAGCTCGCCGGCCTCGCCGCGCAGACCGAGCGGCTCACCGACGAGCGTGCCGACCTGGTCGCCGCCAAGGACGCCGTCGGCTCGGAGCTCGCCGCCCAGCGCGCCGACCTCCAGGGCCGGGTCGCCCTCCTCACCGCCGACCTCGAACGGCTCAGGGGCACCGTCCACCACACCTTCGTCAACCTCTCGCTGCGCAGCCTCGGGCTCGTCGAGCGGCAGCTCGGCGTCATCGAGAAGCTGGAGGAGCGCGAGCAGGACCCGGACCGCCTCGCGACCCTCTTCAAGCTCGACCACATGGCGACCGTCATGCGCCGCCACAGCGAGAACCTCCTCGTCCTCGCCGGCCACGAGCACGTCCACGGCCACGCCGGGCCCGTCCCGCTCGTCGACGTGCTGCGCGCGGCCGTCAGCGAGATCGAGCGGTACGAGCGGGTCACCATCCAGTCGCTGCCGCCGCACGCCCAGGTCGCCGGCTTCGCCGCGGACGACCTGAGCCACCTGGTCGCGGAACTCCTGGAGAACGCCACCTCCTTCTCGCCGCCCGACGCCGAGGTCCAGCTCTCCGGCTGGCTCCTGGAGAGCGGCGAGGTGATGCTCTCCGTGCAGGACTCGGGCATCGGCATGACCGCCTCCCGGTCCGCCGAGCTCAACGCGCGCCTCGCCGAGGCCGACCCGGAGGCCTTCGAGGGCGAGGGGCTCGGCATGCGGGTCATCGCCCTGCTCGCCGCCCGCCACGGGGTCCGCGTCGAGCTGCGCGAGCAGAAGCCGGGCGGCACGGCGGCCGTCGTGGTCCTGCCGCCGGCCCTGCTGCCGACCACCCCGCCGACGGCCGTGTCGGAGCCCGTACGGGTCGCCGGCACCGCGCCCGTGATCCAGCTGCCCGGCTCGGTCGCGGAGGCCAACTCCAACACCCTGCCGCCCCGGCACCGCGACCCCCTCGTGGAGGCGGCGGAGGCCGCGTTCCTGGCGGCGGACACGGAACAGCCGCGGGAGCAGGAGCCGCCGTACGCCCCCCAGCCGGAAGCGACCCCCGAGGCGCCGTACGCCCCCCAGCCGGAAGCGACCCCCGAGGCGTCGTACGCCCCGGAGCCGGAAGCGGCCTACGAGCCCGAGCAGTCGACGCCCGAGCCCGCGTACGCCCCGGAGCCCGAGCCTTCGACGCCCGAGCCGCCGTACGCCCCCCAGCCGGAGGCGGCCTACGAGCCGGAAGCGGCCCACGAGCCCGAGCCGCCGTACGCTCCGGAGCCCGAAGCCGCGCCCGAGGCGTCGTACGAGTCCGTCTCCGAGACCACGCTCCAGGTCCGGCTGCCCGACCCGCCGCCGGAGCCGGACACCCACGAGCGCGCCGCCGACGGCGAGGAGGCGGCGCCCGTCGAGGCGACCGCCGCCGACGGGACGGTGCCCGGTCCGCGCCCCGCGCAGTGGGAGCGCGTCACCGACAAGGGGCTGCCCAAGCGCACCCCGCAGGTGGTCCGTCAGCCCTCCGCCCCCACCACGCCCCGCCGGGGCGGCGTGGACGCGGAGGCCCTGCGCCGCCGGCTCGGCGGCTTCCACCAGGGCGCCAAGGCGGGGCGCCGGGACGTGGAGGCGGAGCTGGGCACGGCGCCCACAGAAGCCACGAAGACCGCACGTACAGGGGAGAAGACGGGGGACACAGTCGAGGAGGCACGCAGTTGA
- a CDS encoding protein phosphatase 2C domain-containing protein, translating to MRSEVASLPGSPERPNEDWVAAVPSTSDGGGAVVLLDGVTPPVGDDGCVHTVPWFTARLGGALTELSGSRRDMPLPEILSLAIRRTADAHRDTCDLSHVRTPQATVVLARWDETRVEHLVLSDSALLLEAPDGTVRAVLDDRLDRVPDEVRRSLEATDRLRNRAGGFFTAAADPAVAARAVAGTTPRAEVRALAALTDGASRWVELFGEGDWTDCFGVLREEGPDGLLRRVRALETDDARVGGPRRWKLHDDATAVYAELWDR from the coding sequence ATGCGCAGTGAAGTCGCCTCCCTTCCCGGCAGCCCCGAACGCCCCAACGAGGACTGGGTGGCCGCCGTTCCGTCCACCTCGGACGGCGGAGGGGCGGTCGTCCTGCTCGACGGCGTCACACCTCCCGTCGGTGATGACGGTTGTGTGCACACGGTCCCGTGGTTCACCGCGCGACTGGGCGGAGCTTTGACCGAACTGTCCGGTTCCCGCCGGGACATGCCCCTGCCCGAGATCCTGTCGCTGGCAATCCGGCGCACCGCGGACGCCCACCGCGACACCTGTGACCTTTCTCACGTGCGAACGCCCCAGGCGACCGTGGTGCTCGCCCGCTGGGACGAGACCCGGGTCGAACACCTCGTCCTCTCCGACTCCGCCCTCCTCCTGGAGGCCCCCGACGGGACGGTGCGGGCGGTGCTCGACGACCGGCTCGACCGGGTGCCGGACGAGGTGCGGCGCTCGCTGGAGGCGACGGACCGGCTGCGGAACCGCGCGGGCGGCTTCTTCACCGCGGCGGCGGACCCGGCGGTCGCGGCGCGTGCGGTCGCCGGGACGACCCCGCGCGCGGAGGTGCGGGCCCTGGCGGCGCTCACGGACGGGGCGAGCCGCTGGGTGGAGCTGTTCGGCGAGGGCGACTGGACGGACTGCTTCGGCGTGCTGCGCGAGGAGGGTCCGGACGGTCTGCTCCGCCGGGTGCGGGCCCTGGAGACGGACGACGCGCGGGTGGGCGGGCCGCGCCGCTGGAAGCTCCACGACGACGCGACCGCGGTGTACGCGGAGCTGTGGGACCGCTGA
- a CDS encoding DUF742 domain-containing protein, whose product MSSAHHAFTLPVRGEGRRPARVRPYSLTGGRTRFGHILLVETFVAALEAPAARKVLTDGGPAARGLMPEMRAIVEICRRMRTVAEISALLKMPLGVVRVLLSDLADQGKIRVYGTGHGTGQPDRALLERVLSGLRRL is encoded by the coding sequence ATGTCCTCGGCACATCACGCCTTCACGCTGCCGGTACGGGGAGAGGGACGGCGCCCCGCGCGCGTGCGCCCGTACTCGCTGACCGGCGGCCGGACCCGCTTCGGTCACATCCTGCTCGTCGAGACCTTCGTGGCGGCGCTCGAAGCGCCCGCCGCCCGCAAGGTCCTGACGGACGGCGGGCCCGCCGCCCGCGGCCTGATGCCGGAGATGCGGGCCATCGTCGAGATCTGCCGCCGGATGCGGACGGTCGCGGAGATCTCGGCGCTTCTGAAGATGCCGTTGGGGGTCGTCCGGGTGCTGCTCAGCGACCTGGCCGACCAGGGAAAGATCCGTGTGTACGGGACCGGTCACGGCACCGGGCAGCCCGACCGCGCGCTCCTCGAAAGGGTGCTGAGTGGACTCCGTCGTCTCTGA
- a CDS encoding styrene monooxygenase/indole monooxygenase family protein has product MRKILIVGAGQSGLQLALGLQSQGYEVTLMSNRTADEIRTGRVMSTQCMFDTALQHERDLGLNFWESQAPKIEGLGVSVAGPDSARLIDWVGRLDGYAQSVDQRVKMAGWMDTFAQRGGQLVIHGAAVGDLDYFSRSYDLVLVAAGKGELVSMFGRDASRSPYSEPQRALAVAYVHGLGPRPEHPDFDAVRCNVVPGVGELFVMPTLTTGGRADILFWEGVPGGPLDVFQGVKDPSEHLALTLELMEKFTPWEYARATKVELTDAGGTLAGRYAPTVRNPIGRLPGGGLVLGVADVVVANDPITGQGSNSASKCAAAYLAAIVEQGDEPFDEEWMQGAFDRYWKTAQHVTKWTNAMLAPPPEHVLNLLGAAGQLQPVADRFANGFNDPADFENFFFDPEKTNAYLAEVSAG; this is encoded by the coding sequence ATGCGGAAGATACTCATAGTCGGCGCCGGCCAGTCCGGCCTGCAGCTCGCCCTCGGACTCCAGTCGCAGGGGTACGAGGTCACCCTCATGTCGAACCGGACCGCGGACGAGATCCGGACCGGCCGGGTCATGTCCACGCAGTGCATGTTCGACACCGCCCTCCAGCACGAGAGGGACCTCGGCCTCAACTTCTGGGAGTCCCAGGCCCCGAAGATCGAGGGCCTCGGCGTCTCCGTCGCCGGCCCCGACTCCGCCCGTCTGATCGACTGGGTCGGTCGGCTCGACGGCTACGCCCAGTCCGTCGACCAGCGCGTGAAGATGGCCGGCTGGATGGACACCTTCGCCCAGCGCGGCGGCCAGCTGGTGATCCACGGCGCGGCCGTCGGCGACCTGGACTACTTCTCCCGCAGCTACGACCTGGTGCTCGTCGCGGCCGGAAAGGGCGAGCTGGTCTCCATGTTCGGCCGGGACGCGTCCCGTTCGCCGTACAGCGAGCCGCAGCGCGCCCTGGCCGTCGCGTACGTCCACGGCCTGGGCCCCCGCCCCGAGCACCCGGACTTCGACGCGGTCCGCTGCAACGTCGTCCCGGGCGTCGGCGAGCTCTTCGTCATGCCGACCCTCACCACCGGCGGCCGCGCCGACATCCTCTTCTGGGAGGGCGTCCCCGGCGGCCCGCTCGACGTCTTCCAGGGCGTCAAGGACCCCTCCGAGCACCTGGCGCTGACGCTGGAGCTGATGGAGAAGTTCACCCCCTGGGAGTACGCGCGGGCGACGAAGGTCGAGTTGACCGACGCGGGCGGCACCCTCGCCGGCCGGTACGCGCCGACCGTCCGCAACCCCATCGGCCGGCTCCCCGGCGGCGGTCTGGTCCTCGGCGTCGCCGACGTCGTCGTCGCCAACGACCCGATCACCGGTCAGGGCTCCAACTCGGCGTCCAAGTGCGCCGCCGCGTACCTCGCCGCCATCGTCGAGCAGGGCGACGAGCCCTTCGACGAGGAGTGGATGCAGGGCGCCTTCGACCGCTACTGGAAGACGGCCCAGCACGTCACCAAGTGGACGAACGCGATGCTGGCGCCCCCGCCGGAGCACGTCCTGAACCTGCTCGGCGCGGCCGGCCAGCTGCAGCCCGTCGCGGACCGCTTCGCCAACGGCTTCAACGACCCGGCGGACTTCGAGAACTTCTTCTTCGACCCGGAGAAGACGAACGCGTACCTGGCCGAGGTCTCCGCCGGCTAG